A part of Anaerotignum faecicola genomic DNA contains:
- the dtd gene encoding D-aminoacyl-tRNA deacylase translates to MRAVLQRVTEASVTIDGQKVGEIGKGIMVLFGMLGTDTDKTIDYMLDKVINLRIFEDENGKMNLSLLDIEGELLIVPNFTLYGDARKGRRPGYSSGAAPEIASELFDKLCAKAEALGIKKVQHGIFQTDMKVALVNDGPVTLLLDSEKLF, encoded by the coding sequence ATGAGAGCAGTATTACAGAGAGTGACAGAAGCAAGTGTAACCATTGACGGACAGAAGGTCGGAGAAATCGGCAAGGGGATTATGGTGCTGTTTGGCATGCTGGGGACAGATACGGATAAAACCATTGATTACATGCTGGATAAGGTCATCAATCTGCGTATTTTTGAGGATGAAAACGGCAAGATGAATCTTTCTCTGTTGGATATTGAAGGAGAGTTGCTGATTGTGCCTAACTTCACCCTGTACGGGGATGCAAGAAAGGGCAGACGACCCGGCTACAGCAGCGGGGCAGCACCCGAAATTGCAAGCGAATTGTTCGATAAGCTGTGTGCAAAGGCAGAAGCACTGGGCATCAAGAAGGTGCAGCATGGCATTTTCCAGACAGATATGAAGGTTGCCCTTGTCAATGATGGCCCTGTGACACTGCTGCTTGACAGTGAAAAGCTGTTCTGA
- a CDS encoding RelA/SpoT family protein has translation MAEIDEQLYKELIDKIKTYHPSDDFSMVEKAYKLAVEAHKEQKRKSGEPYIIHPLKVAYILAELELDMETITAGILHDIIEDTPYTYEDITHLFGEEIAALVDGVTKLGKLSYTTKEEAQAENYRKMFLAMAKDIRVILIKLADRLHNMRTLNYMTPEKQREKAQETLDIYAPLAHRLGISKIRSEMEDLCFKYLNPDAYFDLAAKIQKKKEERDQFVQSMVQELQTKMNEAGIKGKVYGRTKHFFSIYKKMVNQNKTLDQIYDLFAIRALVDSVKDCYAVLGIVHTAYTPMPGRFKDYIAMPKPNMYQSLHNTLIGPHGQVFEVQIRTWEMHRTSEYGIAAHWKYKEGRANEKSSKAQKSEEAKLAWLRQIMEWQKDMSDNKEYLDTIKLDLNIYSTQVYAFTPQGDVIQLTKDSTPIDFAYMIHSAVGNKMVGARVNNKIVPLDHKIQNGDIVEIITSQNSKGPNRDWLAIVKTAQARTKIKQWFKKEEKEENIIRGREMILADIKKKGYQPQDLLRPEWEEIVLVKYDFKTWDALLAAVGYGGMKEGQVVNRLKDEYLKEKRKTQTAEDALKDFEKTIDQKPVKKHKSKSGVVVEGIGDVAVRFSKCCSPVPGDEIIGFVTRGRGVTIHRTDCINVINLSNEERGRLINAEWDTQFAKGESNTSYLAELKVVANDRVGLIVEISRQLADDDISVKGFNVRTTKDMQAILNVTIEIKTKEQLERVVTRLKNLRDVTEVERVSGLG, from the coding sequence ATGGCAGAGATTGATGAACAATTATATAAGGAATTGATTGATAAAATCAAAACCTACCATCCGTCCGATGATTTTTCCATGGTGGAAAAGGCATATAAGCTGGCGGTGGAAGCGCATAAGGAACAAAAGAGAAAATCAGGCGAACCATATATCATCCATCCTTTGAAGGTGGCATATATTCTGGCGGAGCTGGAGCTGGATATGGAGACCATCACGGCAGGGATTCTGCACGATATTATTGAGGATACACCTTATACCTATGAGGATATTACACACCTGTTCGGCGAGGAAATTGCTGCATTGGTGGATGGTGTGACGAAACTGGGCAAGCTTTCCTATACCACAAAGGAAGAGGCGCAGGCAGAAAACTACCGCAAGATGTTCCTTGCCATGGCAAAGGATATTCGTGTTATTTTAATCAAGCTGGCGGACAGACTGCACAATATGCGGACGTTAAACTATATGACACCCGAAAAGCAGAGGGAGAAGGCGCAGGAAACACTGGATATTTACGCTCCTCTGGCGCATCGTCTGGGTATTTCCAAAATCCGTTCCGAAATGGAGGATTTGTGCTTTAAATATCTGAATCCGGATGCGTATTTCGATTTGGCGGCAAAAATCCAGAAGAAAAAAGAAGAACGTGACCAGTTCGTGCAGAGCATGGTGCAGGAATTACAGACGAAGATGAACGAGGCCGGCATCAAGGGGAAGGTTTACGGCAGAACAAAGCACTTTTTCAGCATTTATAAGAAGATGGTGAACCAGAATAAAACCCTTGACCAGATTTATGATTTGTTCGCTATCCGTGCGCTGGTGGACAGCGTGAAGGATTGCTATGCCGTTCTGGGGATTGTGCATACGGCGTATACCCCCATGCCCGGACGGTTTAAGGATTATATTGCTATGCCAAAGCCGAATATGTATCAGTCGCTGCACAATACGCTGATTGGCCCGCATGGGCAGGTGTTTGAGGTGCAGATTCGTACATGGGAAATGCACCGCACAAGCGAATACGGTATCGCAGCCCACTGGAAATATAAAGAGGGCAGAGCGAACGAAAAATCGAGCAAGGCGCAGAAAAGTGAGGAAGCAAAGCTGGCATGGCTGCGGCAGATTATGGAATGGCAGAAGGATATGTCCGATAATAAGGAATATCTGGATACCATTAAGCTGGATTTGAATATCTACAGCACACAGGTGTATGCCTTTACACCGCAGGGGGATGTTATCCAGCTGACGAAGGATTCTACCCCGATTGACTTTGCCTATATGATTCACTCGGCAGTCGGCAATAAGATGGTCGGCGCGAGGGTAAATAATAAAATCGTTCCGCTGGATCATAAAATCCAGAACGGGGACATTGTAGAGATTATCACTTCTCAGAATTCCAAGGGACCGAACCGAGATTGGCTTGCCATTGTTAAAACAGCACAGGCAAGAACAAAAATCAAGCAGTGGTTCAAGAAGGAAGAAAAGGAAGAAAATATCATCCGTGGACGCGAAATGATTCTGGCAGATATCAAGAAAAAGGGGTATCAGCCGCAGGATTTGCTGCGCCCCGAATGGGAAGAAATCGTTCTGGTGAAATACGATTTCAAGACATGGGATGCGCTTCTGGCTGCTGTCGGCTACGGCGGCATGAAGGAGGGGCAGGTTGTTAACCGCTTGAAGGATGAATATTTAAAGGAAAAGAGAAAGACGCAGACGGCAGAGGATGCGCTGAAGGATTTTGAAAAGACCATCGACCAGAAGCCTGTGAAAAAGCATAAAAGCAAGAGCGGCGTTGTGGTGGAAGGCATCGGGGATGTTGCGGTGCGTTTTTCCAAATGCTGTAGTCCGGTGCCTGGGGATGAAATCATCGGCTTCGTGACACGCGGCAGAGGGGTTACGATTCACCGTACCGACTGCATCAACGTGATCAATCTGAGCAACGAGGAACGCGGACGCTTGATCAATGCCGAATGGGATACGCAGTTTGCCAAGGGAGAAAGCAATACCTCTTATCTGGCGGAGCTGAAGGTTGTAGCGAATGACAGGGTTGGCTTGATTGTGGAAATCAGCCGTCAGCTGGCGGATGATGATATTTCCGTAAAGGGCTTTAATGTGAGAACCACAAAGGATATGCAGGCAATTTTGAATGTTACGATTGAAATTAAAACAAAGGAACAGCTGGAGCGCGTGGTCACACGTCTGAAAAATCTGCGTGATGTGACAGAGGTGGAGCGTGTTTCCGGTCTGGGCTGA
- a CDS encoding tRNA 2-thiocytidine biosynthesis TtcA family protein yields MKLQKLLSYVRRAVDDYSMIEEGDKIAVGISGGKDSICLLVALKHLQRFYPKRFELEAITVSLGLPGASYDGIQALCNELGVHYTVVETDIGKIIFDERKEKNPCSLCAKMRKGALNDMAEQLGCNKIALGHNKDDVVETFFMSLLYEGRLNCFAPVSFLDRKKLYSIRPLMYVPEWECRSFVNKSDIHIVKNPCLADGNTKRQETKELLAELSLRYDNLQEKVFGAIKRSSLKGWNHEE; encoded by the coding sequence ATGAAATTACAGAAATTATTAAGCTATGTGCGCCGCGCAGTAGATGATTATAGTATGATAGAGGAAGGCGATAAAATCGCGGTCGGCATTTCCGGCGGCAAAGACAGCATCTGTCTTCTGGTCGCCCTCAAGCATTTACAGCGCTTCTATCCCAAGCGGTTTGAGCTGGAGGCAATTACCGTCTCCCTCGGTCTGCCCGGTGCAAGCTATGACGGCATACAGGCACTCTGCAATGAGCTGGGTGTGCATTATACCGTTGTGGAAACCGATATCGGCAAAATCATTTTTGATGAGCGAAAAGAAAAAAATCCCTGCTCTCTCTGTGCAAAAATGCGGAAGGGCGCATTGAATGATATGGCGGAACAGCTTGGCTGCAATAAGATCGCTTTGGGGCATAATAAGGATGATGTTGTGGAAACCTTCTTTATGTCTCTGCTTTATGAGGGTCGCCTGAACTGCTTCGCTCCCGTTAGCTTCTTGGACAGAAAAAAACTCTATTCCATCCGTCCGCTGATGTATGTGCCGGAATGGGAATGTCGCAGCTTTGTCAATAAAAGCGATATCCATATCGTAAAAAACCCCTGTCTTGCCGACGGAAATACCAAACGGCAGGAAACCAAGGAGCTTCTGGCAGAGCTTTCCCTACGGTATGATAATTTGCAGGAAAAGGTATTCGGTGCCATCAAGCGTTCCTCCCTAAAGGGTTGGAATCATGAGGAATAA
- a CDS encoding tyrosine-type recombinase/integrase, giving the protein MSDYREELKNKETLRLREIQRELPSFVQAFFRGIAQTTSTKTRLAYAYDLRIFFRYLYEEHRTLGGIEPKDLTAAHLSEVTSEDIDCFMEYLSYYIRPDYENPAYGKEMHNEEKGKSRKLAAVRMLFKYLYKKKIISADPASLVDTPKIHEKAIVRLDVNEMANFLDAVESGEKLTDRQKVFHEKTKKRDLAMMTLLLGTGMRVSECVGINIKDLDFQNNAVKVTRKGGNEVFLYFGEEVRETLADYLEERQNALTKDENEDALFLSSQGKRIGVRTVQNMVKKYAQGVTIKKITPHKLRSTFGTNLYQETGDIYLVADVLGHADVNTTRKHYADIEDSRRRMAATRIRLRKD; this is encoded by the coding sequence ATGTCTGATTACCGTGAGGAACTGAAAAATAAGGAAACCCTGCGTCTTCGGGAAATCCAGAGGGAGCTGCCCTCCTTTGTGCAAGCCTTCTTTCGCGGCATCGCACAGACCACCTCTACTAAAACCCGTCTGGCGTATGCCTACGATCTGCGAATTTTCTTCCGCTATCTTTATGAGGAGCATCGCACCCTCGGCGGCATCGAGCCGAAGGATTTGACCGCAGCGCATTTGAGCGAGGTCACCTCTGAGGATATTGACTGCTTCATGGAATATCTTTCCTATTATATTCGCCCCGATTATGAAAACCCCGCCTATGGCAAGGAAATGCACAACGAGGAAAAAGGGAAATCCCGTAAGCTTGCCGCAGTGCGGATGCTGTTTAAATATCTGTATAAGAAAAAAATTATATCGGCGGACCCTGCCTCTCTGGTCGATACCCCGAAAATCCACGAAAAAGCTATTGTGCGTCTGGATGTGAACGAAATGGCAAACTTTCTGGATGCAGTGGAAAGCGGCGAAAAGCTGACCGACCGCCAGAAGGTCTTCCATGAAAAAACAAAAAAGCGCGACCTTGCCATGATGACGCTCCTGCTTGGGACGGGGATGCGTGTTTCCGAATGTGTCGGTATCAATATTAAGGATCTGGATTTTCAGAATAACGCCGTCAAGGTTACCCGTAAGGGTGGCAACGAGGTTTTCCTCTATTTCGGCGAAGAAGTACGGGAAACCCTTGCGGATTACTTAGAGGAACGGCAGAACGCCCTAACCAAGGACGAAAATGAAGATGCCCTCTTTCTTTCGAGTCAGGGCAAGCGCATCGGCGTGCGGACGGTGCAGAATATGGTCAAAAAATACGCACAGGGCGTTACAATCAAAAAAATCACCCCCCATAAGCTGCGCAGTACCTTCGGTACAAATCTCTATCAGGAAACGGGGGATATCTACTTAGTGGCGGATGTGCTGGGGCATGCCGATGTCAATACCACCCGCAAGCATTACGCCGATATCGAGGACAGCCGTCGCCGCATGGCAGCAACCCGCATCAGATTAAGAAAGGACTGA
- a CDS encoding NUDIX hydrolase — protein MEHKNCLKKVTAVFSSHEAAPIWKLRHFAVLALLTEIGGELHFILTKRAAGVNQPGDVCFPGGHREQGETLVETALRETEEEIGISQKDIRLLGKSDFMLTIYRGMIQPYIAYIPYEIYKTAVPNPKEVAEIFTVPLRFFLKTEPERHDTVWKVIESPDFPYEKIEGGKNYPFSKSKTTQLFYEYNGHIIWGFTAQVLRNIIEILNESKLKF, from the coding sequence ATGGAACATAAAAACTGTCTGAAAAAAGTCACCGCTGTTTTTTCCTCGCATGAAGCAGCCCCCATTTGGAAGCTGCGCCATTTCGCCGTTCTTGCTCTGCTGACAGAGATAGGCGGAGAACTGCATTTCATTCTGACAAAACGCGCCGCAGGGGTAAATCAGCCGGGGGATGTCTGCTTTCCCGGCGGACATCGGGAACAGGGCGAAACCCTCGTGGAAACCGCTCTCAGAGAAACCGAGGAAGAAATCGGCATCTCTCAAAAGGATATTCGCCTTCTAGGGAAAAGTGACTTCATGCTGACGATTTATCGTGGCATGATTCAGCCCTATATCGCCTATATCCCCTATGAGATTTACAAAACCGCAGTCCCAAATCCCAAGGAGGTTGCGGAAATTTTCACCGTCCCCCTGCGTTTCTTTCTGAAAACCGAGCCGGAGCGGCATGATACCGTCTGGAAGGTCATAGAATCCCCCGATTTCCCCTACGAAAAAATCGAAGGCGGCAAAAACTACCCCTTTAGCAAGAGCAAAACCACACAGCTTTTCTATGAATATAACGGGCATATCATCTGGGGCTTCACCGCACAGGTGCTTCGCAATATCATCGAGATTCTAAACGAGTCTAAGCTGAAATTTTAA
- the ylqF gene encoding ribosome biogenesis GTPase YlqF — translation MNNIQWYPGHMTKTRRMMEENISLVDIVIELVDARIPYSSKNPDLDTLAKNKHRILLLNKCDLADERATDIWQEYFEKQGFRVIRINALKGNGLGEVTETARSLMKEKIEKLKARGRINVPIRSMIVGIPNVGKSTFINKYVGKVTAKTGDKPGVTRGKQWIKLKKDFELLDTPGILWPKFEDQQVGLKLAFTGAINDDILDPENMALAFINHMISRNPDCLRNRYQITFDTIEEPHVILEKIAMARGFKKKGGEPDLERAGKILMDEYRGGKLGRLTLELPEDIDVMLEQKKARAAEKAVLDKERKKAYNNKKKK, via the coding sequence ATGAACAATATTCAATGGTATCCCGGGCACATGACAAAAACCCGCAGAATGATGGAGGAAAATATTTCTCTGGTGGATATTGTCATCGAACTGGTAGATGCAAGAATTCCATACAGCAGCAAAAATCCGGATTTGGATACGCTTGCGAAGAATAAGCACCGTATCCTGCTTCTGAATAAATGCGACCTTGCGGACGAAAGGGCAACCGATATCTGGCAGGAATATTTTGAAAAGCAGGGCTTCCGCGTGATTCGCATCAATGCGCTGAAGGGCAACGGCTTGGGCGAGGTGACGGAAACGGCACGCAGCTTAATGAAGGAAAAAATTGAGAAGCTGAAAGCAAGAGGGCGTATCAATGTCCCTATCCGCAGCATGATTGTGGGTATCCCGAATGTGGGGAAATCCACGTTTATCAATAAATATGTGGGGAAGGTAACGGCGAAAACCGGGGATAAACCCGGTGTGACCCGCGGCAAGCAGTGGATAAAATTAAAAAAGGATTTTGAGCTGCTCGATACGCCGGGCATCCTCTGGCCGAAATTTGAGGACCAGCAGGTGGGGCTGAAGCTGGCGTTTACGGGGGCAATCAATGATGATATTCTTGACCCCGAAAATATGGCGCTTGCCTTTATCAATCACATGATTTCCAGAAATCCCGACTGTCTGCGGAATCGGTATCAGATTACATTCGATACGATTGAGGAGCCGCATGTAATTCTGGAAAAAATCGCGATGGCGCGCGGTTTTAAGAAAAAGGGCGGCGAACCTGATTTGGAACGCGCAGGCAAAATTCTGATGGATGAATACCGTGGCGGCAAGCTTGGCAGGCTGACATTGGAGCTGCCGGAGGATATTGATGTGATGCTGGAGCAGAAGAAGGCAAGGGCGGCGGAAAAAGCGGTTTTGGATAAGGAACGGAAAAAGGCCTACAATAATAAAAAGAAGAAATAA
- the lepB gene encoding signal peptidase I, whose translation MEQAIEKQEEQKPTRRKKEKKGMPMLLQLVLLVVVIVVLRNVMGTVLVKGSSMEPNFYHGDFVFINKLSTSFGTLKKGDIVICRLNDEKKNIIKRVIGLPGDVIDLRDNGDEEDTIYSLYINGELVKEDYIKAPMDTKGNIEYPYTVPENSYFVMGDNRNASSDSRRKSVGAIPKENLMGKVVFRLYPFSSIGFIK comes from the coding sequence ATGGAGCAGGCAATTGAAAAGCAGGAAGAACAGAAGCCTACAAGAAGAAAAAAGGAAAAGAAGGGAATGCCCATGCTGCTGCAGCTGGTGCTGTTGGTTGTTGTGATTGTGGTTTTGCGTAATGTAATGGGGACGGTTCTGGTAAAGGGGTCTTCCATGGAGCCGAATTTTTACCATGGCGATTTTGTGTTTATCAATAAGCTGAGCACCTCCTTCGGTACGCTGAAAAAGGGAGATATTGTTATCTGCCGCCTGAATGACGAAAAGAAAAATATCATCAAGCGTGTGATTGGTCTGCCCGGGGATGTAATTGACCTCAGAGATAATGGTGACGAGGAAGATACGATATACTCTCTGTATATCAATGGGGAGTTGGTGAAGGAGGACTATATCAAAGCGCCGATGGATACAAAGGGAAATATTGAGTACCCTTATACAGTTCCCGAAAACAGCTATTTTGTGATGGGGGACAACAGAAACGCAAGCTCCGACAGCCGCAGAAAATCGGTCGGCGCGATTCCGAAGGAGAACCTGATGGGGAAGGTTGTGTTCCGCCTGTATCCCTTCAGCTCCATTGGCTTTATCAAATAA
- the rplS gene encoding 50S ribosomal protein L19, producing MDIIRELENEQLKSEVTPFNVGDTIRVYAKVVEGTRERLQMFEGVVIKRQGGGIRETFTVRRIASGVGVERTWPVHSPRIDRIEVVRRGVVRRAKLFYLRDRVGKAAKVKEVLK from the coding sequence ATGGATATCATCAGAGAACTGGAAAATGAACAGCTGAAAAGCGAAGTAACTCCTTTTAACGTTGGCGACACAATCCGTGTTTATGCTAAAGTAGTAGAGGGTACAAGAGAAAGACTGCAGATGTTCGAAGGCGTTGTTATCAAAAGACAGGGCGGCGGCATCAGAGAAACTTTCACAGTAAGACGTATCGCTTCCGGCGTTGGCGTTGAAAGAACATGGCCCGTACACTCTCCCAGAATCGACCGTATCGAGGTTGTAAGACGTGGTGTTGTAAGACGTGCTAAACTGTTCTACCTGAGAGACAGAGTTGGTAAAGCAGCTAAGGTTAAAGAAGTTCTGAAATAA
- a CDS encoding AEC family transporter produces MYGQFFILFGLILVGYYCNKKGYLPMETNKNVGNMVMRVTIPAMLITTIAGIEITDRVLKAFLFSAAGQAAMMVVFGFLMRQYGRKRGLDSRLLPMLDLTAGSLNTGFIGLPVTMIFFGQAGIIYMSAGVLALNLYLWSYGVYLISDKKATGAAAIGKSFLQGAINPNCISILLGLLLAVTHTARFVPTVVLGFLTKVGDLSTPLSLIYIGALAGGSGIVQLFKEKTALEISVVKMIGMPALAILAMLFIPADGLAKSVFLLSVCMPSAAVVPMMVGRYGYGDKMSSDIVLWTTVLSMATLPLSVLLAAKLYGAV; encoded by the coding sequence ATGTACGGACAATTTTTTATACTTTTTGGGTTGATTCTGGTGGGGTATTACTGCAATAAAAAGGGATACTTGCCGATGGAAACAAATAAAAACGTAGGCAATATGGTCATGCGCGTGACGATTCCTGCGATGCTGATTACTACGATTGCAGGGATTGAGATTACCGACAGGGTGCTGAAGGCATTTCTCTTTTCTGCCGCAGGGCAGGCAGCCATGATGGTTGTGTTTGGCTTTTTGATGCGGCAATACGGGCGGAAAAGAGGCTTGGACAGCCGCCTTCTGCCCATGCTTGACCTGACCGCAGGCTCCCTGAACACAGGCTTTATCGGCTTGCCCGTTACGATGATTTTCTTCGGGCAGGCGGGGATTATCTATATGTCTGCGGGGGTTTTGGCACTGAATTTGTATCTTTGGTCGTATGGTGTATATCTGATTTCAGACAAGAAGGCGACAGGTGCGGCGGCAATCGGGAAAAGCTTTTTACAGGGAGCAATCAATCCGAACTGCATTTCCATCCTGCTGGGGCTTCTGCTTGCGGTGACGCATACCGCAAGATTTGTGCCGACAGTGGTGCTTGGCTTTCTGACAAAGGTCGGGGATTTATCTACACCGCTTTCTCTGATTTATATTGGCGCATTGGCAGGCGGCAGCGGCATCGTGCAGCTCTTTAAAGAAAAAACAGCACTGGAAATCAGTGTGGTGAAGATGATTGGGATGCCTGCATTGGCAATTCTTGCAATGCTTTTTATTCCTGCGGATGGTCTTGCAAAGTCGGTGTTCCTGCTTTCCGTTTGCATGCCATCGGCGGCGGTCGTGCCGATGATGGTCGGCAGATACGGCTATGGGGATAAGATGTCCTCGGATATTGTGCTTTGGACAACGGTTCTTTCCATGGCAACGCTGCCGTTAAGCGTGCTGCTTGCCGCAAAGCTTTACGGAGCAGTCTGA
- a CDS encoding adenine phosphoribosyltransferase translates to MDLKDKIRSIEDYPQKGVIFRDITTLLKDAEGLKDAVDAITASLADVSFDLVLSPESRGFIFGMPVAYNMGKGFVPVRKAGKLPAETISKEYELEYGTATIEIHKDAIKPGQKVVIVDDLMATGGTAKAIMEMVEEMGAEVVASAFLIELDFLNGRKALPDCRVEAVIHYE, encoded by the coding sequence ATGGATTTAAAGGATAAGATCAGATCGATTGAGGATTACCCTCAGAAGGGTGTGATCTTCCGCGATATTACAACACTGCTGAAGGATGCAGAGGGGCTGAAGGACGCTGTGGATGCCATAACGGCAAGCCTTGCGGATGTTTCCTTTGATTTGGTGCTGAGCCCCGAATCCAGAGGGTTTATCTTCGGGATGCCCGTGGCGTATAATATGGGGAAGGGCTTTGTTCCTGTCAGAAAGGCGGGCAAGCTGCCTGCGGAAACCATCAGCAAGGAATATGAGCTGGAATATGGCACGGCAACCATCGAAATTCATAAGGATGCCATCAAGCCCGGACAGAAGGTTGTCATTGTAGATGACCTGATGGCAACAGGCGGCACAGCAAAGGCGATTATGGAGATGGTAGAGGAAATGGGCGCAGAGGTCGTTGCCTCCGCATTTTTGATAGAACTGGATTTTCTGAACGGCAGAAAGGCCTTGCCCGATTGCAGAGTTGAGGCTGTGATTCATTACGAATGA
- the recJ gene encoding single-stranded-DNA-specific exonuclease RecJ has protein sequence MKRWLLKRTKIDTAAMARDLGIRRATAAVLANRELSSRQAARSFLYGGTAALGNPLEMKDFSQAVSLLAEAIRAGKRIAVYGDYDVDGVMSTSILYQTILRCGGNAVFYLPHRQKEGYGLNLRAVEQLAAEGIEVLFTCDNGIAALQEIALAKEKGMTVVVLDHHEPGFRGEGEERRDILPAADAIIDPKQRACPYPFKQMCAGGLSYYFAHHLLQIFEITDEGLERQLLTFAGIATVCDIVDLLGENRALVQMGLAEIGKTENIGLRVLIEEAGLSDKVISEYHIGFIIGPCINATGRLESGRLAVELFCTQNEKEAREKARHLVMLNAERKQLTEEAAERADIALQEGDALQDRVLVLYDAEIHESIAGIVAGRIKDKYYRPTILITGSEDGAKGSGRSIEGYHLFEALFANRDLFTRFGGHAMAAGLSLPVENIPVLRRRLNEGCTLTEEQMIPILRLEDALSFAEIDLGLAKELQTLAPFGKGNPAPLFASKGIHADRVDLIGKNKDILRLTLSEPENGIRLSAISFDGYEPLREMLKALYPAEDCDKIINSGLLPQLLDIVYSIEINSYRGRSNVQLILKDFRFAK, from the coding sequence ATGAAACGCTGGCTTTTAAAACGAACGAAAATAGATACGGCGGCAATGGCGCGGGATTTGGGTATCCGCCGGGCAACAGCAGCAGTGCTTGCCAATCGGGAGCTATCTTCCAGACAGGCGGCAAGGAGCTTTCTCTACGGTGGTACGGCGGCATTAGGAAATCCGCTGGAAATGAAGGATTTTTCGCAGGCAGTCTCTCTGCTTGCGGAAGCGATTCGCGCAGGAAAGAGAATTGCCGTGTATGGAGATTATGATGTGGACGGGGTGATGAGCACCTCTATTTTATATCAGACGATTCTGCGATGTGGCGGCAATGCTGTTTTTTATCTGCCGCATCGGCAGAAGGAGGGCTATGGGCTGAACCTGAGGGCGGTGGAGCAGCTTGCGGCAGAAGGCATAGAAGTGCTTTTTACCTGTGATAACGGCATTGCGGCGTTGCAGGAAATTGCGCTTGCGAAGGAAAAGGGCATGACGGTTGTAGTGCTTGACCACCATGAGCCCGGCTTTCGGGGCGAGGGAGAGGAGCGCAGGGATATTCTGCCTGCGGCGGATGCCATCATTGACCCGAAGCAGCGAGCCTGCCCCTATCCCTTTAAGCAGATGTGCGCTGGAGGACTTTCCTATTACTTTGCGCATCACCTTTTGCAGATATTTGAAATTACGGATGAGGGGCTGGAACGACAGCTTTTGACCTTTGCAGGCATTGCGACCGTCTGCGATATTGTGGATTTACTGGGGGAGAACCGTGCGCTTGTGCAGATGGGGCTTGCGGAAATTGGCAAAACGGAAAATATTGGACTGCGCGTGCTGATTGAGGAGGCAGGGCTTTCGGATAAGGTCATTTCGGAATATCATATCGGCTTTATCATTGGGCCCTGTATCAATGCGACAGGACGGCTAGAAAGCGGCAGGCTTGCGGTGGAGCTTTTCTGCACGCAGAATGAGAAGGAAGCGAGAGAGAAGGCAAGGCATCTGGTGATGCTCAATGCGGAACGCAAGCAGCTGACAGAGGAAGCGGCGGAGCGTGCGGATATCGCCCTGCAGGAAGGCGACGCTTTGCAGGATAGGGTGCTTGTGCTGTATGATGCGGAGATTCACGAAAGCATTGCAGGGATTGTTGCAGGCAGAATCAAGGATAAATATTACCGCCCGACCATCCTGATTACGGGCAGCGAGGACGGAGCAAAGGGCTCAGGCAGAAGCATTGAGGGCTATCATCTGTTTGAGGCATTGTTTGCCAATCGGGATTTATTTACGCGCTTTGGCGGACATGCCATGGCGGCAGGGCTTTCTCTGCCTGTAGAAAACATCCCCGTTCTGCGCAGACGGCTCAATGAAGGCTGTACCCTGACGGAGGAGCAGATGATTCCGATTCTGCGGCTGGAGGATGCACTTTCCTTTGCGGAGATTGACTTAGGGCTTGCAAAGGAATTGCAGACACTTGCGCCCTTCGGCAAGGGCAACCCTGCGCCGTTATTTGCATCCAAGGGGATTCATGCTGACCGTGTGGATTTGATAGGGAAGAATAAAGATATCCTGCGGCTGACGCTTTCCGAGCCGGAAAACGGGATTCGCCTTTCGGCAATCTCCTTTGATGGCTATGAACCGCTCAGAGAAATGCTGAAAGCATTGTATCCGGCAGAGGATTGTGATAAAATAATAAACAGTGGGCTTTTGCCGCAGCTGCTGGATATTGTGTATAGCATTGAAATCAACAGCTATCGCGGCAGAAGCAATGTACAGTTGATACTAAAGGATTTTCGATTTGCAAAATGA